One genomic region from Drosophila busckii strain San Diego stock center, stock number 13000-0081.31 chromosome 3R, ASM1175060v1, whole genome shotgun sequence encodes:
- the LOC108603154 gene encoding phosphofurin acidic cluster sorting protein 2 isoform X1, translated as MKMVDKSAKLMDKFVNSGGSGSGAGGGGSSGGAGSTSSAAGNVGANAGASTVGSAGIGGSSSMTANGQKPVPMKLFAAWEVDRTPPNCIPRLCSLTITRLSILTPLPGDTTSLSLAVKMQSSKRTLRSHEIPINGSVLTTGGGKEGNSSALGSSSGMVGTPGNVGSAGIGTHAAVPLTETELDLHFSLQYPHFIKRDGNRLVILLQRRKKYKSRTILGYKTLAEGIIRMDAVLQKSMDMIIELTASGKNGRPGTVVACLRAERVSSIPVDHDNKNNNSVLLADRVAEYSDEDEEAEFSSGEFNDESNELAITGYDQKREYNPAKHDMRKYRNKLQRSGIEDIAIVGHHQHQHHPVDSDSEFEMKDKSSSRAKFSRTISLQQRNFKQKIVALLKRFKASEELEDETHRGTAALRGERDLDALFQELESLSCCEGDDSGPDMDSISIGSTPKPSLRPFFTNSRIMLHDSVPGNNTGGISGLGLAGNSERRSSDKSDQFNNSSYNIENNKNQKCIHLTNNNNSATTPDRAGNDSSGNEGNAGYTDGQGSDTQNSPPRDKDYIRNANVITPQAQTEKRSRLFRTSSNTPNIANTGAAAAGASAGAGSVGSNSSAVIKRKHTLSLCATEPRSALETCLSPTNVEPRKLLLDQLSRVFAGEDNAIPEVVTIISPPEALGGSILLAKLVTLFANSFKPAFVPQNTAEVKAVLQALMAKIQKYCNSNAKPPHTVKLLLIGGDWLQGAMLRHYVELLGVRPPDWLHHLRFYLVPIGGGSSNGSVARHLSQMDQAYAAMFGSDNWAQLCERAAATAAAVSAVTTVNATALTANLTDVKSDIAELVQRIQRYLHAAGPCTQIPIAEAMVNYKDEDSCQIFVPFVSDVRIGYLDGTQASLDLEESGSANSGGNTGAQGSSMPIPIGNQSTPNVHGTASGSPPEQGQGIGRISPPLQTPTQRERGTNDALNSPSQTGADAVELQVDYWLVRPGELHAKDSKGGMSRGSDAGGGKNSIKSTFRNLQVWRLPQHAQQLGDMSNGLTVSFATKEKKQKQIMRLGKKKDKERDLEKEQCVEGVARLICSPKQSHPVPLRVYIDGTEWTGVKFFQLSSQWQTHVKNFPIALIGCTPMSCAELS; from the exons ACTCTGCTCGCTGACAATAACGCGTTTGTCCATCTTGACACCGCTGCCGGGAGATAcgacgtcgctgtcgctggcAGTGAAAATGCAAAGCTCAAAGCGCACGCTGCGCAGCCATGAGATACCCATCAATGGCAGCGTCTTGACGACTGGTGGCGGCAAGGAGGGCAACAGCTCAGCGCTGGGCAGCAGCTCCGGCATGGTGGGCACGCCCGGCAATGTGGGCAGTGCGGGAATTGGCACGCATGCGGCTGTGCCACTTACCGAAACGGAGCTGGACTTGCACTTTAGTCTGCAGTATCCGCACTTTATCAAGAGAGATGGCAATAG aCTGGTCATTTTGTTGCAGCGTCGCAAGAAATACAAATCACGCACTATTTTGGGCTACAAGACGCTGGCCGAGGGCATCATACGCATGGATGCGGTGCTGCAAAAGTCCATGGACATGATAATAGAGCTGACGGCATCGGGCAAAAACGGACGACCCGGCACTGTGGTGGCCTGCCTGCGCGCCGAGCGTGTCTCCTCCATTCCAGTTGATCATgacaataagaacaacaacagcgtgcTGCTGGCAG ATCGCGTTGCTGAGTACTCCGACGAGGACGAGGAGGCTGAGTTTAGTTCGGGCGAATTCAACGACGAGTCCAATGAGCTGGCCATCACCGGCTACGATCAGAAGCGTGAATATAATCCGGCCAAGCATGATATGCGCAAATACcgcaacaagctgcaaagaTCGGGCATTGAAGATATCGCTATAGTTGgccatcatcagcatcaacatcatcccgttgacagcgacagcgagtTTGAAATGAAGGACAAAAGCTCATCCCGGGCCAAATTTAGTCGG ACGAtttcgctgcagcagcgcaacttTAAGCAAAAGATTGTGGCATTGTTGAAACGCTTCAAGGCCAGCGAGGAGCTGGAGGATGAGACGCATCGTGGCACGGCCGCTTTGCGCGGAGAACGCGACTTGGATGCACTCTTCCAGGAGCTGGAGTCGCTCTCCTGCTGCGAGGGCGATGACTCTGGGCCGGACATGGACAGCATTTCGATTGGATCCACGCCCAAGCCATCGCTGCGTCCCTTCTTTACCAACTCACGCATCATGCTGCACGACAGCGTGCCCGGCAACAACACTGGCGGCATCTCTGGCCTGGGCCTAGCGG GCAACTCTGAGCGCCGATCATCGGATAAGAGCGACCAATTCAACAATTCATCTtacaatattgaaaataacaaaaaccaaaaatgcattcatttaacaaacaataataattcgGCTACAACACCAG ATCGCGCTGGCAATGATAGCTCCGGTAATGAGGGCAACGCTGGTTATACTGATGGCCAGGGCTCCGATACGCAAAACAGTCCTCCAAGGGATAAGGATTATATACGTAATGCCAATGTGATTACGCCGCAGGCTCAAACGGAAAAGCGCTCACGTCTGTTTCGCACTTCAAGCAATACGCCGAATATTGCCAACactggcgctgctgcggctggcgcctctgctggcgctggcagcgttggcagcaacagcagcgcggTCATTAAACGCAAGCACACGCTTAGCTTGTGTGCCACCGAGCCACGTTCAGCGCTGGAGACTTGCCTCTCGCCCACAAATGTGGAGCCGCGCAAGCTGTTGCTGGATCAGCTGAGTCGGGTGTTTGCCGGCGAGGACAATGCCATACCCGAGGTGGTGACTATTATAAGTCCGCCCGAGGCGCTTGGCGGCAGTATATTATTGGCCAAGCTAGTTACGCTCTTTGCCAACTCCTTTAAGCCGGCCTTTGTGCCACAGAATACGGCTGAGGTTAAGGCGGTGCTGCAGGCGCTAATGGCCAAAATCCAAAAATA CTGCAACTCCAATGCCAAGCCGCCACATACtgtcaagctgctgctcattggcGGGGATTGGCTACAAGGTGCCATGCTGCGTCATTATGTGGAGCTTTTGGGCGTGCGCCCACCCGATTGGTTGCATCATTTGCGCTTCTATTTGGTACCCATTGGCGGGGGCAGTAGCAATGGCAGCGTGGCGCGTCATCTTAGCCAAATGGATCAGGCCTATGCTGCCATGTTTGGCTCCGATAACTGGGCTCAGCTCTGTGAGCGTGCTGCAGCCACCGCTGCCGCTGTCAGCGCAGTGACTACTGTCAATGCCACAGCGCTGACTGCAAATTTAACCGATGTTAAGTCAGATATTGCGGAGCTAGTGCAGCGCATACAACGCTATCTGCATGCAGCTGGGCCCTGCACACAGATACCCATTGCCGAGGCCATGGTTAACTACAAGGACGAGGACTCCTGCCAGATATTTGTGCCCTTTGTTAGC GATGTGCGCATTGGTTATTTGGATGGCACGCAAGCCTCGCTGGATCTGGAAGAGTCTGGCTCGGCTAATAGTGGCGGCAATACTGGAGCTCAGGGCTCAAGCATGCCCATACCCATAGGCAACCAAAGCACGCCCAATGTACATGGCACTGCCTCCGGCTCCCCGCCTGAGCAGGGCCAAGGCATAGGACGTATATCACCGCCGCTACAAACGCCCACACAACGTGAGCGTGGCACTAATGATGCGCTCAACTCGCCCTCGCAAACTGGTGCTGATGCCGTCGAGCTGCAGGTGGACTATTGGCTGGTGCGACCCGGTGAGCTGCATGCCAAAGACTCCAAGGGTGGCATGTCGCGTGGCAGCGATGCTGGCGGCGGCAAGAATAGCATTAAGAGTACGTTTAGGAATTTGCAAGTGTGGCGCCTGCCACAGCATGCACAGCAACTGGGTGATATGTCCAATGGACTGACTGTTAGTTTCGCCACAAAGgaaaagaagcaaaagcaaa TTATGCGTTTGGGCAAGAAGAAAGACAAGGAGCGCGATCTGGAGAAGGAGCAGTGCGTTGAGGGTGTAGCTCGACTCATTTGCTCACCCAAGCAATCGCATCCAGTGCCATTGCGAG TGTATATCGATGGCACTGAATGGACTGGCGTTAAATTCTTCCAGTTGTCATCGCAATGGCAAACGCATGTTAAGAATTTTCCCATTGCGCTTATTGGCTGCACACCGATGTCCTGTGCAGAGCTATCCTAG
- the LOC108603154 gene encoding phosphofurin acidic cluster sorting protein 2 isoform X2, whose protein sequence is MKMVDKSAKLMDKFVNSGGSGSGAGGGGSSGGAGSTSSAAGNVGANAGASTVGSAGIGGSSSMTANGQKPVPMKLFAAWEVDRTPPNCIPRLCSLTITRLSILTPLPGDTTSLSLAVKMQSSKRTLRSHEIPINGSVLTTGGGKEGNSSALGSSSGMVGTPGNVGSAGIGTHAAVPLTETELDLHFSLQYPHFIKRDGNRLVILLQRRKKYKSRTILGYKTLAEGIIRMDAVLQKSMDMIIELTASGKNGRPGTVVACLRAERVSSIPVDHDNKNNNSVLLADRVAEYSDEDEEAEFSSGEFNDESNELAITGYDQKREYNPAKHDMRKYRNKLQRSGIEDIAIVGHHQHQHHPVDSDSEFEMKDKSSSRAKFSRTISLQQRNFKQKIVALLKRFKASEELEDETHRGTAALRGERDLDALFQELESLSCCEGDDSGPDMDSISIGSTPKPSLRPFFTNSRIMLHDSVPGNNTGGISGLGLADRAGNDSSGNEGNAGYTDGQGSDTQNSPPRDKDYIRNANVITPQAQTEKRSRLFRTSSNTPNIANTGAAAAGASAGAGSVGSNSSAVIKRKHTLSLCATEPRSALETCLSPTNVEPRKLLLDQLSRVFAGEDNAIPEVVTIISPPEALGGSILLAKLVTLFANSFKPAFVPQNTAEVKAVLQALMAKIQKYCNSNAKPPHTVKLLLIGGDWLQGAMLRHYVELLGVRPPDWLHHLRFYLVPIGGGSSNGSVARHLSQMDQAYAAMFGSDNWAQLCERAAATAAAVSAVTTVNATALTANLTDVKSDIAELVQRIQRYLHAAGPCTQIPIAEAMVNYKDEDSCQIFVPFVSDVRIGYLDGTQASLDLEESGSANSGGNTGAQGSSMPIPIGNQSTPNVHGTASGSPPEQGQGIGRISPPLQTPTQRERGTNDALNSPSQTGADAVELQVDYWLVRPGELHAKDSKGGMSRGSDAGGGKNSIKSTFRNLQVWRLPQHAQQLGDMSNGLTVSFATKEKKQKQIMRLGKKKDKERDLEKEQCVEGVARLICSPKQSHPVPLRVYIDGTEWTGVKFFQLSSQWQTHVKNFPIALIGCTPMSCAELS, encoded by the exons ACTCTGCTCGCTGACAATAACGCGTTTGTCCATCTTGACACCGCTGCCGGGAGATAcgacgtcgctgtcgctggcAGTGAAAATGCAAAGCTCAAAGCGCACGCTGCGCAGCCATGAGATACCCATCAATGGCAGCGTCTTGACGACTGGTGGCGGCAAGGAGGGCAACAGCTCAGCGCTGGGCAGCAGCTCCGGCATGGTGGGCACGCCCGGCAATGTGGGCAGTGCGGGAATTGGCACGCATGCGGCTGTGCCACTTACCGAAACGGAGCTGGACTTGCACTTTAGTCTGCAGTATCCGCACTTTATCAAGAGAGATGGCAATAG aCTGGTCATTTTGTTGCAGCGTCGCAAGAAATACAAATCACGCACTATTTTGGGCTACAAGACGCTGGCCGAGGGCATCATACGCATGGATGCGGTGCTGCAAAAGTCCATGGACATGATAATAGAGCTGACGGCATCGGGCAAAAACGGACGACCCGGCACTGTGGTGGCCTGCCTGCGCGCCGAGCGTGTCTCCTCCATTCCAGTTGATCATgacaataagaacaacaacagcgtgcTGCTGGCAG ATCGCGTTGCTGAGTACTCCGACGAGGACGAGGAGGCTGAGTTTAGTTCGGGCGAATTCAACGACGAGTCCAATGAGCTGGCCATCACCGGCTACGATCAGAAGCGTGAATATAATCCGGCCAAGCATGATATGCGCAAATACcgcaacaagctgcaaagaTCGGGCATTGAAGATATCGCTATAGTTGgccatcatcagcatcaacatcatcccgttgacagcgacagcgagtTTGAAATGAAGGACAAAAGCTCATCCCGGGCCAAATTTAGTCGG ACGAtttcgctgcagcagcgcaacttTAAGCAAAAGATTGTGGCATTGTTGAAACGCTTCAAGGCCAGCGAGGAGCTGGAGGATGAGACGCATCGTGGCACGGCCGCTTTGCGCGGAGAACGCGACTTGGATGCACTCTTCCAGGAGCTGGAGTCGCTCTCCTGCTGCGAGGGCGATGACTCTGGGCCGGACATGGACAGCATTTCGATTGGATCCACGCCCAAGCCATCGCTGCGTCCCTTCTTTACCAACTCACGCATCATGCTGCACGACAGCGTGCCCGGCAACAACACTGGCGGCATCTCTGGCCTGGGCCTAGCGG ATCGCGCTGGCAATGATAGCTCCGGTAATGAGGGCAACGCTGGTTATACTGATGGCCAGGGCTCCGATACGCAAAACAGTCCTCCAAGGGATAAGGATTATATACGTAATGCCAATGTGATTACGCCGCAGGCTCAAACGGAAAAGCGCTCACGTCTGTTTCGCACTTCAAGCAATACGCCGAATATTGCCAACactggcgctgctgcggctggcgcctctgctggcgctggcagcgttggcagcaacagcagcgcggTCATTAAACGCAAGCACACGCTTAGCTTGTGTGCCACCGAGCCACGTTCAGCGCTGGAGACTTGCCTCTCGCCCACAAATGTGGAGCCGCGCAAGCTGTTGCTGGATCAGCTGAGTCGGGTGTTTGCCGGCGAGGACAATGCCATACCCGAGGTGGTGACTATTATAAGTCCGCCCGAGGCGCTTGGCGGCAGTATATTATTGGCCAAGCTAGTTACGCTCTTTGCCAACTCCTTTAAGCCGGCCTTTGTGCCACAGAATACGGCTGAGGTTAAGGCGGTGCTGCAGGCGCTAATGGCCAAAATCCAAAAATA CTGCAACTCCAATGCCAAGCCGCCACATACtgtcaagctgctgctcattggcGGGGATTGGCTACAAGGTGCCATGCTGCGTCATTATGTGGAGCTTTTGGGCGTGCGCCCACCCGATTGGTTGCATCATTTGCGCTTCTATTTGGTACCCATTGGCGGGGGCAGTAGCAATGGCAGCGTGGCGCGTCATCTTAGCCAAATGGATCAGGCCTATGCTGCCATGTTTGGCTCCGATAACTGGGCTCAGCTCTGTGAGCGTGCTGCAGCCACCGCTGCCGCTGTCAGCGCAGTGACTACTGTCAATGCCACAGCGCTGACTGCAAATTTAACCGATGTTAAGTCAGATATTGCGGAGCTAGTGCAGCGCATACAACGCTATCTGCATGCAGCTGGGCCCTGCACACAGATACCCATTGCCGAGGCCATGGTTAACTACAAGGACGAGGACTCCTGCCAGATATTTGTGCCCTTTGTTAGC GATGTGCGCATTGGTTATTTGGATGGCACGCAAGCCTCGCTGGATCTGGAAGAGTCTGGCTCGGCTAATAGTGGCGGCAATACTGGAGCTCAGGGCTCAAGCATGCCCATACCCATAGGCAACCAAAGCACGCCCAATGTACATGGCACTGCCTCCGGCTCCCCGCCTGAGCAGGGCCAAGGCATAGGACGTATATCACCGCCGCTACAAACGCCCACACAACGTGAGCGTGGCACTAATGATGCGCTCAACTCGCCCTCGCAAACTGGTGCTGATGCCGTCGAGCTGCAGGTGGACTATTGGCTGGTGCGACCCGGTGAGCTGCATGCCAAAGACTCCAAGGGTGGCATGTCGCGTGGCAGCGATGCTGGCGGCGGCAAGAATAGCATTAAGAGTACGTTTAGGAATTTGCAAGTGTGGCGCCTGCCACAGCATGCACAGCAACTGGGTGATATGTCCAATGGACTGACTGTTAGTTTCGCCACAAAGgaaaagaagcaaaagcaaa TTATGCGTTTGGGCAAGAAGAAAGACAAGGAGCGCGATCTGGAGAAGGAGCAGTGCGTTGAGGGTGTAGCTCGACTCATTTGCTCACCCAAGCAATCGCATCCAGTGCCATTGCGAG TGTATATCGATGGCACTGAATGGACTGGCGTTAAATTCTTCCAGTTGTCATCGCAATGGCAAACGCATGTTAAGAATTTTCCCATTGCGCTTATTGGCTGCACACCGATGTCCTGTGCAGAGCTATCCTAG
- the LOC108603154 gene encoding phosphofurin acidic cluster sorting protein 2 isoform X3 yields MRKYRNKLQRSGIEDIAIVGHHQHQHHPVDSDSEFEMKDKSSSRAKFSRTISLQQRNFKQKIVALLKRFKASEELEDETHRGTAALRGERDLDALFQELESLSCCEGDDSGPDMDSISIGSTPKPSLRPFFTNSRIMLHDSVPGNNTGGISGLGLAGNSERRSSDKSDQFNNSSYNIENNKNQKCIHLTNNNNSATTPDRAGNDSSGNEGNAGYTDGQGSDTQNSPPRDKDYIRNANVITPQAQTEKRSRLFRTSSNTPNIANTGAAAAGASAGAGSVGSNSSAVIKRKHTLSLCATEPRSALETCLSPTNVEPRKLLLDQLSRVFAGEDNAIPEVVTIISPPEALGGSILLAKLVTLFANSFKPAFVPQNTAEVKAVLQALMAKIQKYCNSNAKPPHTVKLLLIGGDWLQGAMLRHYVELLGVRPPDWLHHLRFYLVPIGGGSSNGSVARHLSQMDQAYAAMFGSDNWAQLCERAAATAAAVSAVTTVNATALTANLTDVKSDIAELVQRIQRYLHAAGPCTQIPIAEAMVNYKDEDSCQIFVPFVSDVRIGYLDGTQASLDLEESGSANSGGNTGAQGSSMPIPIGNQSTPNVHGTASGSPPEQGQGIGRISPPLQTPTQRERGTNDALNSPSQTGADAVELQVDYWLVRPGELHAKDSKGGMSRGSDAGGGKNSIKSTFRNLQVWRLPQHAQQLGDMSNGLTVSFATKEKKQKQIMRLGKKKDKERDLEKEQCVEGVARLICSPKQSHPVPLRVYIDGTEWTGVKFFQLSSQWQTHVKNFPIALIGCTPMSCAELS; encoded by the exons ATGCGCAAATACcgcaacaagctgcaaagaTCGGGCATTGAAGATATCGCTATAGTTGgccatcatcagcatcaacatcatcccgttgacagcgacagcgagtTTGAAATGAAGGACAAAAGCTCATCCCGGGCCAAATTTAGTCGG ACGAtttcgctgcagcagcgcaacttTAAGCAAAAGATTGTGGCATTGTTGAAACGCTTCAAGGCCAGCGAGGAGCTGGAGGATGAGACGCATCGTGGCACGGCCGCTTTGCGCGGAGAACGCGACTTGGATGCACTCTTCCAGGAGCTGGAGTCGCTCTCCTGCTGCGAGGGCGATGACTCTGGGCCGGACATGGACAGCATTTCGATTGGATCCACGCCCAAGCCATCGCTGCGTCCCTTCTTTACCAACTCACGCATCATGCTGCACGACAGCGTGCCCGGCAACAACACTGGCGGCATCTCTGGCCTGGGCCTAGCGG GCAACTCTGAGCGCCGATCATCGGATAAGAGCGACCAATTCAACAATTCATCTtacaatattgaaaataacaaaaaccaaaaatgcattcatttaacaaacaataataattcgGCTACAACACCAG ATCGCGCTGGCAATGATAGCTCCGGTAATGAGGGCAACGCTGGTTATACTGATGGCCAGGGCTCCGATACGCAAAACAGTCCTCCAAGGGATAAGGATTATATACGTAATGCCAATGTGATTACGCCGCAGGCTCAAACGGAAAAGCGCTCACGTCTGTTTCGCACTTCAAGCAATACGCCGAATATTGCCAACactggcgctgctgcggctggcgcctctgctggcgctggcagcgttggcagcaacagcagcgcggTCATTAAACGCAAGCACACGCTTAGCTTGTGTGCCACCGAGCCACGTTCAGCGCTGGAGACTTGCCTCTCGCCCACAAATGTGGAGCCGCGCAAGCTGTTGCTGGATCAGCTGAGTCGGGTGTTTGCCGGCGAGGACAATGCCATACCCGAGGTGGTGACTATTATAAGTCCGCCCGAGGCGCTTGGCGGCAGTATATTATTGGCCAAGCTAGTTACGCTCTTTGCCAACTCCTTTAAGCCGGCCTTTGTGCCACAGAATACGGCTGAGGTTAAGGCGGTGCTGCAGGCGCTAATGGCCAAAATCCAAAAATA CTGCAACTCCAATGCCAAGCCGCCACATACtgtcaagctgctgctcattggcGGGGATTGGCTACAAGGTGCCATGCTGCGTCATTATGTGGAGCTTTTGGGCGTGCGCCCACCCGATTGGTTGCATCATTTGCGCTTCTATTTGGTACCCATTGGCGGGGGCAGTAGCAATGGCAGCGTGGCGCGTCATCTTAGCCAAATGGATCAGGCCTATGCTGCCATGTTTGGCTCCGATAACTGGGCTCAGCTCTGTGAGCGTGCTGCAGCCACCGCTGCCGCTGTCAGCGCAGTGACTACTGTCAATGCCACAGCGCTGACTGCAAATTTAACCGATGTTAAGTCAGATATTGCGGAGCTAGTGCAGCGCATACAACGCTATCTGCATGCAGCTGGGCCCTGCACACAGATACCCATTGCCGAGGCCATGGTTAACTACAAGGACGAGGACTCCTGCCAGATATTTGTGCCCTTTGTTAGC GATGTGCGCATTGGTTATTTGGATGGCACGCAAGCCTCGCTGGATCTGGAAGAGTCTGGCTCGGCTAATAGTGGCGGCAATACTGGAGCTCAGGGCTCAAGCATGCCCATACCCATAGGCAACCAAAGCACGCCCAATGTACATGGCACTGCCTCCGGCTCCCCGCCTGAGCAGGGCCAAGGCATAGGACGTATATCACCGCCGCTACAAACGCCCACACAACGTGAGCGTGGCACTAATGATGCGCTCAACTCGCCCTCGCAAACTGGTGCTGATGCCGTCGAGCTGCAGGTGGACTATTGGCTGGTGCGACCCGGTGAGCTGCATGCCAAAGACTCCAAGGGTGGCATGTCGCGTGGCAGCGATGCTGGCGGCGGCAAGAATAGCATTAAGAGTACGTTTAGGAATTTGCAAGTGTGGCGCCTGCCACAGCATGCACAGCAACTGGGTGATATGTCCAATGGACTGACTGTTAGTTTCGCCACAAAGgaaaagaagcaaaagcaaa TTATGCGTTTGGGCAAGAAGAAAGACAAGGAGCGCGATCTGGAGAAGGAGCAGTGCGTTGAGGGTGTAGCTCGACTCATTTGCTCACCCAAGCAATCGCATCCAGTGCCATTGCGAG TGTATATCGATGGCACTGAATGGACTGGCGTTAAATTCTTCCAGTTGTCATCGCAATGGCAAACGCATGTTAAGAATTTTCCCATTGCGCTTATTGGCTGCACACCGATGTCCTGTGCAGAGCTATCCTAG